In Gammaproteobacteria bacterium (ex Lamellibrachia satsuma), a single genomic region encodes these proteins:
- a CDS encoding succinate dehydrogenase, with protein MKASIQNSHFLLRRLHSLFGLLPVGAFLIFHLWENSQSRFGMAHYNEQVVAALQRMNYLPLLEIFAIALPILFHAGYGLVILGSGRAELHRYPWLHNRFYWLQRLSGVAILLFLLAHVGMTRFWGIWEPAVKADLFGHMQQLLSHPMIFLLYLLGLLLSLLHLGNGLWSMGISWGVTVTPRAQQLSFLICMGFTLLLFAVGLQGLLGFIS; from the coding sequence ATGAAGGCATCCATACAAAATTCCCACTTTCTGCTGCGCCGCCTGCACTCCCTGTTCGGGCTGCTGCCGGTGGGTGCTTTTCTGATCTTCCATCTATGGGAGAACTCACAGTCACGTTTCGGCATGGCACACTATAACGAACAGGTGGTGGCCGCCTTGCAGCGCATGAACTACCTGCCGCTGCTGGAGATCTTCGCCATCGCCCTGCCGATCCTGTTTCATGCTGGATACGGCTTGGTGATCCTAGGTTCAGGCAGGGCAGAACTGCACCGCTACCCCTGGCTGCACAATCGCTTCTACTGGCTACAACGGCTCTCCGGGGTCGCCATTCTGCTTTTTCTGCTCGCCCATGTCGGCATGACCCGCTTCTGGGGAATCTGGGAACCCGCGGTGAAGGCCGATCTGTTTGGTCATATGCAGCAACTGCTCTCACATCCAATGATCTTTCTGCTCTACCTGCTTGGACTGCTGCTTTCCCTGCTCCACCTGGGCAACGGCCTCTGGAGCATGGGGATCAGCTGGGGCGTCACGGTTACACCACGTGCGCAACAGCTCAGTTTCCTGATCTGCATGGGATTTACCCTCCTGCTCTTCGCAGTGGGTCTGCAGGGTCTATTAGGGTTTATCTCATGA
- the ppk2 gene encoding polyphosphate kinase 2: MEDFAVATKKKAKPTKRKKIRNDVYEKELFRLQLELVKLQEWIKFSGLKVVVIFEGRDAAGKGGVIKRINQHLNPRISRVVALPAPTERETTQWYFQRYVPHLPAAGEMVLFDRSWYNRAGVERVMGFCSDEEYHEFLRSCPEFERMLVRSGIIVLKYWFSVSDDEQERRFQSRLEEPHKRWKLSPMDLESLKRWVEYSKAKDAMFAHTDIKQVPWYVVNSDIKKHARLNCISHMLSMIPYEDLTPEPIELPERRDSQGYIRPPLTDQTFVPDICV; encoded by the coding sequence ATGGAGGATTTCGCCGTGGCAACAAAGAAAAAAGCTAAACCTACCAAACGGAAAAAGATAAGAAACGACGTCTACGAAAAAGAGCTTTTCAGACTTCAACTTGAACTGGTCAAACTGCAGGAGTGGATCAAATTCTCCGGACTCAAGGTCGTGGTGATCTTTGAAGGCCGCGACGCAGCAGGTAAAGGGGGTGTCATCAAGCGCATCAACCAGCACCTGAACCCCCGCATCAGCCGTGTGGTTGCCTTGCCGGCACCCACCGAGCGCGAAACCACACAGTGGTATTTCCAACGCTATGTGCCACACTTGCCGGCGGCGGGAGAGATGGTGCTGTTCGACCGCAGCTGGTACAACCGGGCCGGCGTTGAGCGGGTCATGGGATTCTGCAGCGATGAGGAGTACCACGAATTCCTACGCTCCTGTCCGGAGTTCGAACGCATGCTGGTGCGCTCCGGCATCATCGTACTCAAATACTGGTTCTCGGTATCCGATGACGAGCAGGAGCGCCGTTTCCAGAGCCGCCTGGAAGAGCCTCACAAACGCTGGAAACTGAGTCCGATGGATCTGGAGTCACTCAAACGCTGGGTCGAATACTCCAAAGCAAAGGATGCGATGTTTGCCCATACCGACATCAAACAGGTGCCCTGGTACGTGGTCAACTCAGACATCAAGAAGCACGCCCGGCTCAACTGCATCTCCCACATGTTGAGCATGATCCCCTATGAGGACCTGACCCCTGAGCCGATCGAACTGCCTGAGCGCCGGGACAGCCAAGGATATATACGGCCACCATTGACAGACCAGACTTTCGTGCCCGACATCTGTGTATGA
- a CDS encoding fumarate hydratase: protein MTLIRQDDFIDSIADALQFISYYHPTDFLKAMGKAWEREQSPAAKDAMAQILVNSRMCAEGKRPICQDTGMVVVFLKVGMDVRWDSSISITEMVDEGVRRAYSHPDNILRASMVTDPAGGRLNTKNNTPAIVHTELVPGDRIEVKIASKGGGSENKTRFAILNPSASLVEWVLEQIPQMGAGWCPPGMLGIGIGGSAEKAMLLAKESLMGPIDIHELKARGATNTVESLRLELYEKINALGIGAQGLGGLTTVLDVKISDFPTHATSLPVAIIPNCAATRHAEFTLDGSGPAVLTPPQPDDWPAVTWEASDDARRVDLNSLTKQDIAAWQPGDRILLSGKLLTGRDAAHKRIADLLQKGEPLPKGVDFHNRFIYYVGPVDPVREEVVGPAGPTTASRMDKFSEMMLGQTGLIGMVGKSERGPSGIEAIKHHKAVYLMAVGGAAYLVSKAIRASRIIAFEELGMEAIREFEVVDFPVTVAVDSLGNSVHETGPAEWRSRIADIPVIIE, encoded by the coding sequence ATGACGCTGATCCGCCAGGATGACTTTATCGACAGCATCGCTGATGCCCTGCAGTTCATCTCCTACTACCATCCGACAGACTTCCTTAAGGCAATGGGTAAAGCCTGGGAACGGGAACAATCTCCCGCTGCCAAGGACGCGATGGCGCAGATCCTGGTCAACTCCCGCATGTGTGCCGAAGGAAAGCGTCCCATCTGCCAGGATACCGGCATGGTGGTGGTGTTCCTTAAAGTGGGAATGGATGTTCGCTGGGATAGCAGCATCTCCATCACTGAAATGGTTGATGAGGGTGTTCGTCGCGCCTACTCTCATCCCGACAATATTTTGCGGGCCTCAATGGTAACCGACCCAGCCGGGGGACGCCTCAACACCAAAAACAACACACCTGCCATCGTCCATACCGAACTGGTTCCCGGTGACCGCATCGAGGTCAAGATCGCCTCCAAGGGTGGCGGCTCTGAAAACAAGACCCGTTTCGCCATACTCAACCCATCGGCTTCACTGGTGGAGTGGGTATTGGAACAGATCCCGCAAATGGGCGCTGGCTGGTGCCCTCCCGGCATGCTGGGTATAGGTATCGGGGGCTCCGCCGAAAAGGCCATGCTGCTGGCGAAAGAGTCGCTGATGGGACCGATCGACATCCACGAACTCAAGGCCCGCGGCGCAACGAACACCGTCGAATCCCTGCGGCTGGAGCTTTACGAAAAGATCAATGCATTGGGTATAGGCGCGCAGGGACTGGGTGGGCTGACCACTGTGCTCGACGTCAAGATCAGCGACTTCCCCACCCACGCCACTTCCCTGCCCGTGGCGATCATCCCCAACTGTGCCGCCACACGTCATGCAGAGTTTACCCTGGATGGCTCCGGCCCTGCCGTTCTGACTCCGCCTCAGCCGGACGATTGGCCCGCCGTTACCTGGGAGGCCTCGGACGACGCCCGGCGCGTCGACCTGAACAGTCTCACCAAACAGGATATTGCAGCCTGGCAACCCGGAGATCGCATTCTTCTGTCGGGTAAGTTGTTGACCGGCCGGGATGCCGCGCATAAGCGCATTGCCGATCTGCTGCAAAAAGGCGAACCCCTGCCCAAAGGCGTCGACTTTCACAACCGTTTCATCTATTACGTCGGTCCTGTCGACCCTGTGCGTGAAGAAGTGGTCGGACCGGCGGGTCCTACCACGGCCAGCCGCATGGACAAGTTCAGCGAGATGATGCTGGGCCAAACGGGCCTCATCGGCATGGTTGGCAAGTCTGAACGTGGCCCCAGCGGCATCGAGGCGATCAAACACCATAAGGCAGTCTACCTGATGGCCGTTGGTGGAGCGGCCTATCTCGTCTCCAAGGCAATACGCGCCTCCCGCATCATCGCTTTTGAAGAACTGGGCATGGAGGCGATCCGTGAGTTCGAGGTCGTCGACTTTCCGGTTACCGTCGCCGTAGACAGCCTCGGCAACTCAGTACACGAGACCGGCCCAGCCGAGTGGCGCAGCCGAATCGCAGATATTCCTGTTATTATCGAATGA
- a CDS encoding LysR family transcriptional regulator — protein sequence MNLRDLKYIVALADSSHFGHAAERCYVSQPTLSGQIKKLEDELGITLFERTKRSVAITPIGETIVAHAREILEQAETIRQLAQSHQDPLVGPLRIGAIMTLSPYLMPLILKPLRDRLPQMQLVISEEMTETLLERLRRHEIDAALIATPVDAGEFSTIPLFDEAFWLAHPRNHPFQEKKNITQKDLDNTELLLLSEGHCLADQAMEVCHMKARAEQGDMADLHAASLETLLQLVGVGFGCTLVPDLAVRGIRMNDKDIVTRRLQQKDAYRRVSLAFRRSFPRRQALDAFNEVVLDNLPDTVFRLS from the coding sequence ATGAACCTGCGTGATCTCAAATATATCGTTGCCCTGGCGGACAGCAGCCACTTCGGCCATGCAGCCGAACGCTGCTATGTCAGTCAGCCCACCCTGAGCGGCCAGATAAAAAAGCTGGAGGATGAGCTGGGCATCACCCTTTTCGAACGCACCAAACGCTCGGTAGCGATAACCCCTATCGGCGAAACGATCGTGGCTCACGCCAGAGAGATATTGGAACAGGCCGAGACGATCCGGCAACTCGCCCAATCCCATCAGGATCCATTGGTAGGCCCACTGCGCATCGGTGCCATCATGACCCTGAGCCCCTACCTCATGCCGCTGATCCTGAAACCACTGCGGGACAGGCTGCCGCAGATGCAGCTCGTGATCTCAGAGGAGATGACCGAGACCCTGCTCGAACGTCTGCGCAGACACGAGATCGACGCCGCTCTTATCGCAACACCGGTGGACGCGGGTGAATTTTCCACTATCCCCCTGTTTGATGAAGCCTTCTGGCTGGCACATCCCCGCAACCACCCTTTTCAGGAAAAAAAGAACATCACCCAAAAGGATCTCGACAACACCGAACTCCTGCTGCTCTCGGAAGGCCACTGTCTCGCGGATCAGGCGATGGAGGTGTGCCACATGAAAGCACGGGCTGAACAGGGCGACATGGCCGACCTGCATGCCGCCAGCCTGGAGACACTGCTGCAACTGGTGGGAGTGGGATTCGGCTGTACCCTGGTCCCCGACCTGGCGGTGCGGGGTATCAGGATGAATGACAAGGATATCGTCACCCGCCGGTTACAACAGAAAGACGCCTACCGCAGGGTATCCCTCGCCTTCAGACGCAGTTTCCCGCGCCGTCAGGCACTCGATGCATTCAATGAAGTCGTGCTCGATAATCTGCCTGACACGGTTTTTCGCCTCTCCTGA
- a CDS encoding oxidoreductase, with protein MNYTAFRIHRSETGEHSAAMEQRELTDPAEGEILIRTRFSSVNYKDALAGTGLGKILRDFPLTGGIDSCGDVVQSCDDRFKEGDQVIVTGYGLSFTHDGGYAEYLRVPADWAVPLPDNLGPYQAMALGTAGFTAALALHRMESNGQQPEMGSILVTGATGGVGSLAVNLFHGAGYEVTAVTGKGDQHDYLKLIGASQVLSREALLLGRHPLEKGLWGGAVDNVGGEILAGLIRTVKPWGSIAAIGLTAGIELNTTVMPFILRGVSLLGINSADCPHTLRSKIWQRLATDLHPQHLDDIVDRVIHLAQLPEVFDEMLAGHVRGRILVQTMMDQ; from the coding sequence ATGAACTATACAGCCTTCCGTATCCATCGCAGCGAGACAGGGGAGCACTCCGCTGCGATGGAGCAACGGGAGCTGACCGATCCAGCGGAAGGTGAGATCCTCATCCGCACCCGGTTCTCCAGCGTCAACTACAAGGACGCGCTGGCGGGAACGGGACTTGGAAAGATCCTGCGTGATTTTCCACTCACCGGCGGCATCGACAGTTGCGGCGACGTGGTTCAGTCCTGTGACGATCGATTCAAAGAGGGGGATCAGGTCATTGTCACCGGCTACGGCCTCTCTTTTACTCATGACGGTGGATATGCGGAATATCTCAGGGTTCCCGCCGACTGGGCTGTGCCTTTGCCGGATAATCTTGGCCCCTATCAGGCCATGGCACTCGGCACCGCCGGATTTACCGCAGCACTGGCCCTCCACCGCATGGAGAGCAACGGACAGCAGCCGGAGATGGGATCCATCCTGGTCACGGGGGCAACCGGCGGAGTGGGCAGCCTTGCGGTCAATCTGTTCCACGGAGCAGGTTACGAAGTGACCGCAGTCACCGGCAAGGGAGATCAACACGACTACCTCAAACTTATCGGCGCAAGCCAGGTGCTCTCCCGGGAAGCGTTACTGCTCGGCAGACATCCACTGGAAAAGGGACTCTGGGGAGGTGCTGTGGACAATGTCGGTGGCGAAATCCTGGCGGGACTGATCCGAACAGTCAAACCCTGGGGCAGTATCGCTGCCATCGGGTTGACAGCCGGTATCGAATTGAACACCACCGTTATGCCTTTCATCCTGCGAGGCGTCAGCCTGCTCGGCATCAACTCCGCCGATTGCCCCCATACCCTGCGCAGCAAGATCTGGCAGCGGCTGGCCACCGATCTGCATCCACAACATCTTGACGACATCGTCGACCGAGTCATCCATCTGGCGCAGCTGCCTGAAGTGTTTGACGAGATGCTGGCGGGGCATGTGCGTGGCCGCATCCTGGTACAGACAATGATGGATCAGTAG
- a CDS encoding glutathione peroxidase: MLENRENQQVPQVTFHTRRNHEWVDVTTDEVFKDKTVVVFALPGAFTPTCSSTHVPRYNQLAPAFKRQGVDEIVCISVNDAFVMNEWRAEQQADNITFLPDGNGDFSRGMGLLVSKQDLGFGDRSWRYSMLVKDGVIEKMFIEPDVPGDPFEVSDADTMLAHIAPDAAKPLDISLFTRKGCPFCARAKGMLHDAGIQFEELVLNRDYSEASLRAVAGISMVPQIFINGERIGGSDELEQYLARQSKAAA; this comes from the coding sequence ATGTTAGAAAATCGTGAAAACCAGCAAGTGCCACAGGTTACCTTCCACACCCGTCGCAACCACGAGTGGGTGGATGTCACCACCGACGAAGTGTTCAAAGACAAAACCGTAGTGGTGTTCGCCCTTCCCGGCGCATTCACCCCGACCTGCTCTTCCACCCATGTGCCCCGCTACAATCAACTGGCGCCGGCGTTCAAACGCCAGGGCGTTGATGAGATCGTCTGCATCTCGGTCAACGATGCCTTTGTCATGAACGAGTGGCGTGCCGAGCAGCAGGCCGACAACATCACCTTCCTGCCCGACGGCAACGGCGACTTCAGCCGTGGCATGGGCCTGCTGGTATCGAAGCAGGATCTCGGTTTCGGTGATCGCTCCTGGCGCTACTCCATGTTGGTGAAGGATGGCGTGATCGAGAAGATGTTCATCGAGCCGGACGTTCCCGGTGATCCCTTCGAGGTCTCCGACGCCGATACCATGCTGGCCCACATCGCACCGGATGCGGCAAAACCGTTGGATATCTCCCTCTTTACCCGTAAAGGCTGCCCTTTCTGTGCCCGCGCCAAGGGGATGCTGCATGACGCAGGTATCCAATTCGAAGAACTGGTATTGAACCGGGACTACAGCGAGGCAAGTCTGCGTGCGGTGGCTGGAATCTCCATGGTGCCCCAGATATTCATCAACGGCGAGCGCATCGGCGGTTCCGACGAACTGGAGCAATACCTCGCCAGGCAGAGCAAAGCAGCAGCCTGA
- a CDS encoding RluA family pseudouridine synthase has translation MESPFECHIDVTAYQRAPVDLLCTETGFTRTQIKQVMQKGAVWLTHCKHTQRLRRASKVLSPGDQLHLYYDEKVMNQEPLAAELVADEQGYSVWNKPAGMLSHGSKWGDHCSITRWAEQHLQPERTAFLVHRLDRAAAGLMLVAHTKKMAAALAELFHERAVEKRYQVLVEGKFPTKPKPFLIDQELDGRAAISRISRLEFDPEAGRSLLDVAIETGRKHQIRRHLAAIGFPVVGDRLYGKAQSGEDLWLKASHLSFISPITGERKAYYLPSQ, from the coding sequence ATGGAATCCCCTTTTGAGTGTCATATCGATGTAACGGCGTATCAGAGAGCGCCGGTGGATCTGCTCTGTACCGAGACGGGTTTCACCCGCACCCAGATCAAACAGGTCATGCAGAAGGGAGCTGTCTGGTTGACCCACTGCAAACATACCCAGCGCCTGCGTCGAGCTTCCAAGGTGCTGAGCCCTGGGGATCAGCTGCACCTCTATTACGATGAAAAGGTAATGAATCAGGAACCGCTGGCGGCAGAGTTGGTTGCGGATGAACAGGGTTACTCCGTTTGGAACAAGCCTGCCGGGATGCTGTCGCATGGATCCAAGTGGGGTGACCACTGCTCGATCACTCGCTGGGCCGAACAGCATCTGCAGCCTGAGCGCACCGCCTTTCTGGTTCACCGCCTCGATCGTGCCGCTGCCGGGCTGATGCTGGTTGCCCATACGAAAAAAATGGCGGCCGCACTGGCCGAACTGTTCCACGAAAGAGCGGTGGAGAAGCGTTACCAGGTGTTGGTGGAAGGAAAGTTTCCCACCAAACCCAAGCCTTTTCTAATCGACCAGGAGTTGGACGGACGCGCAGCCATCAGCCGGATCAGCCGACTGGAATTCGATCCCGAGGCAGGCCGGTCGCTATTGGATGTTGCTATCGAAACCGGCCGTAAGCACCAGATTCGCCGCCATCTTGCCGCGATTGGATTTCCGGTGGTGGGTGACCGGTTGTATGGTAAGGCGCAGTCGGGAGAGGATCTATGGTTGAAGGCGAGTCACCTGAGTTTCATCTCTCCGATAACCGGAGAAAGAAAAGCTTACTATCTTCCGTCTCAGTAG
- a CDS encoding cytochrome-c peroxidase produces the protein MSVRDSLLQIIKWACASFAVSIFTISIAEASSLANEPIIPVPYPPESDPRKIELGRRLFHDPRLSADNTISCSFCHPLDRSGVDGRQTSIGINGVVGELNAPTVINSGLQASQFWDGRVETLEEQVEGPVTNPKEMGSTWSEVIRKISADHWYRMTFDAVYEEGVTADAIKDAIARYEESLVTPDGPFDRYLKGERDAINQVEKEGYQLFKNYGCASCHQGRAVGGNMYEKLGIVKPYYTEGTSFSRSDLGRFNVTGSDEDRFEFKVPSLRNVALTAPYFHDGSVASLDLAVRLMGEYQLGRRIPEVEIEKIVAFLHTLSGQLSEISR, from the coding sequence ATGTCCGTCAGAGATTCCCTGCTGCAGATAATAAAGTGGGCTTGTGCATCCTTTGCTGTTTCAATTTTTACCATTTCAATAGCAGAGGCCTCTAGCCTCGCGAATGAGCCTATCATCCCGGTTCCCTACCCACCTGAATCAGACCCGCGCAAAATTGAACTGGGAAGAAGACTGTTTCATGACCCTCGTCTGTCAGCAGACAACACCATCTCCTGCTCCTTTTGCCATCCACTGGATCGGTCGGGTGTGGATGGGCGGCAGACCTCAATAGGTATCAATGGTGTGGTTGGTGAGTTGAATGCCCCAACCGTAATTAACAGCGGGTTGCAGGCGAGTCAGTTTTGGGACGGTCGGGTTGAGACACTCGAGGAGCAGGTTGAAGGTCCTGTAACGAATCCCAAGGAAATGGGAAGCACATGGTCTGAGGTGATCAGAAAAATAAGCGCTGACCATTGGTACCGGATGACATTTGATGCGGTGTATGAAGAGGGTGTAACAGCTGACGCGATAAAAGACGCAATTGCACGTTATGAGGAATCCCTGGTAACGCCGGATGGTCCATTCGATCGTTATCTAAAGGGCGAGAGGGATGCAATCAACCAGGTTGAAAAGGAAGGGTATCAACTGTTCAAGAATTATGGATGTGCCTCTTGCCATCAGGGGCGGGCGGTTGGCGGAAATATGTATGAGAAGCTCGGCATTGTCAAACCCTACTACACGGAGGGGACTAGTTTCAGCAGGTCTGATCTGGGTCGTTTCAACGTAACCGGCAGTGACGAGGACCGTTTCGAGTTCAAGGTACCCAGCCTGCGGAATGTTGCATTGACAGCCCCCTACTTCCATGACGGTTCGGTGGCATCATTGGATTTGGCAGTGAGGCTGATGGGTGAGTATCAGCTGGGCAGGCGAATTCCAGAAGTGGAGATTGAAAAGATTGTTGCTTTTCTGCACACCCTATCCGGACAGTTGTCGGAAATTAGTCGGTAA
- a CDS encoding cyclic nucleotide-binding domain-containing protein, translating to MRTGQIKRIILLGDLRTYRQGEVIFEEGEESNELFVVLNGRINSSSERMNNHKITARTLGAGDVFGAASLMCDQKRLITTTAEGETQVLCLHWSRIHRLIKYSPVSAVLFFKNLANILGARFQNQQLFVNFSSECKISRIKLPECPTSTSQTEAST from the coding sequence ATGCGCACAGGACAGATCAAACGCATCATTCTTCTTGGAGATCTACGCACTTATCGCCAGGGGGAGGTCATCTTTGAGGAGGGGGAGGAGAGCAATGAACTTTTCGTTGTTCTCAACGGCCGGATTAATTCCTCTTCGGAGAGAATGAACAATCATAAAATAACCGCTCGGACCTTAGGGGCTGGAGATGTTTTTGGTGCGGCATCACTCATGTGCGATCAAAAACGCCTTATCACGACGACTGCAGAGGGTGAGACACAGGTATTGTGTCTACACTGGTCGAGAATTCATCGTCTTATTAAATACTCACCCGTTTCCGCTGTCCTGTTCTTTAAAAACCTGGCGAACATTCTGGGCGCGCGTTTCCAAAACCAACAACTTTTTGTGAATTTTTCCAGCGAGTGCAAGATAAGCAGGATAAAGCTACCGGAATGCCCAACCTCAACATCTCAAACTGAAGCGTCCACATAA
- the gorA gene encoding glutathione-disulfide reductase codes for MSRAYDLIAIGGGSGGLAVAEKAAQYGKRVAVVEAHKMGGTCVNNGCVPKKVMWYAANLAQAVDDADSFGIPAHRGATDWGKLVAGREEYIHNINRYWDSHVADSGITHIQGYARFIDSNHIEVDGETYSADHIVIATGGRPIVPPVPGAELGITSDGFFQLTEQPKRVAVIGGGYIGVELAGVLRALGSEVTIAALEERLLEAFDPMISDVLMAEMKKQSIDLRLGFQVAGLARSESGIALDSIGGERLHGFDCVIWAVGRAPNTRELNLEAADVEIRYNGIVTTDEYQNTNIPGIYAIGDITGRTPLTPVAIAAGRRLAERLFNDKPERRVDYDNIPSVVFSHPPVATVGLTEPEAREQREKITIYKTDFTPMRHALSSHGVTTAMKLVCAGPEQRVVGIHLIGDNVEEILQGFAVAVKMGATKADFDSTIAIHPVSAEELVTMNEPQPNAAIHHGIEWKEAG; via the coding sequence ATGAGCAGAGCATACGATTTAATTGCAATTGGCGGCGGCAGCGGCGGTCTCGCAGTGGCTGAAAAGGCCGCACAGTACGGCAAACGGGTGGCGGTCGTGGAAGCCCACAAAATGGGTGGCACCTGTGTAAACAACGGCTGCGTACCAAAAAAAGTCATGTGGTACGCCGCCAACCTGGCCCAAGCGGTGGACGATGCCGACAGCTTCGGCATCCCCGCCCATCGCGGGGCAACTGACTGGGGCAAGCTGGTTGCAGGGCGGGAGGAGTATATCCACAACATCAACCGCTACTGGGACAGCCATGTGGCAGACAGCGGCATTACCCACATCCAAGGTTACGCACGCTTCATCGACAGCAACCACATCGAAGTGGATGGCGAGACCTACAGCGCCGACCACATCGTTATTGCCACCGGCGGCCGCCCCATCGTGCCACCGGTGCCTGGCGCCGAATTGGGCATCACCTCCGACGGTTTCTTCCAACTCACAGAGCAGCCAAAGCGAGTGGCTGTAATCGGTGGCGGATACATCGGCGTGGAACTCGCGGGCGTACTGCGGGCACTGGGTTCAGAAGTCACCATAGCCGCTTTGGAGGAGCGCCTGCTTGAGGCCTTCGACCCGATGATCAGCGATGTTCTGATGGCGGAGATGAAGAAGCAGTCGATCGATCTGAGACTGGGCTTTCAGGTCGCAGGGCTGGCCAGGAGTGAATCCGGCATCGCCCTTGACTCCATAGGCGGCGAGCGTCTCCACGGCTTCGACTGCGTGATCTGGGCGGTAGGCCGCGCACCCAACACCCGGGAACTCAATCTGGAGGCTGCAGACGTCGAAATACGTTACAACGGCATCGTCACCACCGACGAATACCAGAACACCAACATCCCCGGCATCTACGCCATCGGTGATATCACCGGCCGCACGCCATTGACCCCGGTAGCCATAGCTGCAGGTCGACGTCTGGCAGAGAGGCTTTTCAACGACAAACCCGAACGGAGAGTGGACTACGATAACATTCCAAGCGTCGTCTTTTCCCATCCGCCGGTGGCGACTGTCGGCCTGACCGAACCCGAGGCCCGTGAGCAGCGTGAAAAGATCACGATCTACAAGACCGATTTCACTCCCATGCGCCATGCCCTCTCCAGCCACGGCGTCACCACTGCGATGAAACTGGTCTGTGCAGGCCCGGAACAACGGGTGGTGGGCATTCACCTCATCGGCGACAACGTGGAAGAGATTCTGCAGGGATTTGCCGTAGCGGTGAAGATGGGGGCAACCAAGGCGGACTTCGACAGCACCATCGCCATCCACCCCGTCAGCGCCGAGGAGCTGGTGACCATGAATGAACCGCAACCGAATGCTGCGATACACCACGGTATCGAGTGGAAGGAGGCAGGTTGA